A window of Streptomyces sp. Je 1-332 genomic DNA:
GCCCTCGCCAACGGCATCGCGGGCGAACTGGACAAGCGCCTGCCCGAGACCGCCGACCCGGACGCGATCACCGACACCCCGGCCTTCACCGGCCCGCGCATCGTCATCCTCGTAGACGACTACGACATCCTCACCACCGCAGGCCAACAACCCCTGGCCCCCTTCCTGCCCTACATCTCATCCGCCCAGGACATCGGCCTGCATTTCATCGTCACCCGCCGCGTCGCCGGAGCCTCCCGCGCCCTGTACGACCCCTTCCTCACCACCCTTCGCGAAACAGGCACCACCGCCCTCCTCATGACCGGCGACCGCACCGAAGGCCAACTCTTCCCCGGCCTCTACGCCTCCACCCAACCCCCCGGCCGCGGCACCCTCATCCGCCGAGGCCGCCGCCACCAACTCATCCAAACCGCCCTCGCCCAACCCCGTGAGGCCGACGACACCGCGGAGAACAAACGCCCGTGACCAAGGACGTCATCGCTCTCACCGCCAAAATGCCCGACATCAACACCCTGCTCGCCGGACTCTTCGCAGGCGGCCCCGACCTGGGCGTCAACTCCCTGGCCGAGGGGGCAGTCGTCCAGCTCTGCGCCCCGAACGGCCGCCCTCTGGTCTCCGTCGAAGCACCGCTGCTCATCCAGGTCCCCGGCGAGGCACAACGCCTGCTCGGAGCCGACGCCGGCGCCCCCGGCGTGCCCTACTGGTGGACCGAAGCACGCGCCTCCACCGCCGTCGAAGAGGGCGGACGACTCGCCGGTTCCTTCGCCGGACGCCTTGCGGCCGTCCTGGGCGGCACGGTCTGGCCGCCGGACGCGGCCCACACCGACGTCGTCCCGCTCACCCCCGAGACCGCCACCGCCACACCGGCACCCGAAGCGATACCACCGGCCGTCGACGTCCTCACGGACAAAGCCGCGGTCGTCATCCAGGACCGCCCCGTCGTCGCGATGACCAGCTGGCTCGCCGACGCCCTGCGCACCGCGTCCGCATCCGACCGCGCCCTGCAGATCGTCACCCCACCCCCCACCAGCCTCACCCTCCCCACCCGCAACGCACTACGCGGCCACCCCAACCGCTGGGTCGTCCAGGACCCCGACTGCGGCTACTACGACGGCCTGTCCGGGGTCCAACTCCACTGGCAGGAGGGCCACTTCACGCCGGTGGAGTCCGCGGAGGGAGCCGCTCGGATCGCGAAGGCATTCACACCCGAGCCGCCACCGTCCCCGCTGGGCGAACGCCAACTACTCCTCTCCCTCCACACCACCCACCCCGCCGACGAACACCTCCTGCTCGGCGGCGCCCTGGAAGCGGCGTGGCAGGCCCTCACCGGCACCCCACCGGCCGGCTGGTCCACAGCCGAACCCATCGCCCTGCCCTGGTCCCGACGTCAGCTGACCGAATTGGCCCGCACCCGCGCCCAGAAGAACATCCCCACCTGGCTGACCACCATCGGCACCCCGGACCGCCCGGCCATCGCCACCACCCGCATCACCCACACCTCGGCAGGCATCGAGGAACACATCACCCTCACCCTCGGCTACGCCCCCGACGAAGCCCCACCCCTGGACGCCATCACCCCGCTGGCCGAGACCCTGGCCACGGACCACGGCCTGGCCTCCATGCTCACATCGCTCCGTACCGCCCGCCGAGACCTCACCATCCCACCCCAGTTCCAGGCCCCACCCATACCCCTCTCCTTCACCCTGGGCTCAGACGCCGTGAACGCCATCGGCCTGACGCACGCCCAGCACCCACAGGGCGGCCTGCGCCCCGCCCAGCTCGGCCCCACAGCCCGGCCCGCACTCCACTACAGCCTGGGCGGCGGCACCGACCCGAACTCCTTTGCCACCTTCCAGCAGCTCGCCGGGCACCTCAAAGCCGCCTCGGGGCCGGACGGTTCACCTCGGTGAACGCAGGACGAACCAAGAAGGCCAGCCCACCTCCGTCATCAGGCTGCCGCGCCCCGCCACACACCCACCATCACCATCAGCTGGAACCACGCAGACGGGTGATCTGCTTGTCGAGGTTGCGGGCTTGCGCTGATCGGGCCCCGAAAGCGTCGGCCAGGAGGGGCGGATCGCTTCGAGTTCGACGAGGGCTTCGTCGGCGTAGCCGGACGCCACCGCCCCGCCCCGCCCCGCCCCGGGAATAACCCCAGGTCAGGGCCGTAGCGGCAGACGAGTCGGACTGTACGCCGGGGAGAATCACCGCAACGCTATGACCTGCATGAACGCCCCAGGAAGCCGCTCCCGTGGCTACCTTCGTGGCTACGTACGCCTCTCGGTTCTCAAGGGGCGCGCCTCTACCTATGCGATCGGCCGCCCTGCCCCTTCATTGTCAGTGCCTACCGGCGCCCCGTTCCGCGTTTCACGCTCCCTCTCTTCGATACAGCTCACACCACTCATCTCTCCTTGAACTGCATCAATGGGTCACGTGTGACGTCTGCTGCACTATTCCGAGTGTTGGTGGAGAGCAACCGCCACAGACCCGAAGCGAAAGAGACCGCACTCGTGTCCGAGCTGACCGCAGCCCAAGAGAGCGTCGTCGTCACCGCACTCTCCTACAAGCACACCGGCGCCCCGATACCCGCCCACGTCGTGGCCGAACTCGACGAGATCGCCGCACCATGGCCCGGCCGCTGGCTGCTCCCCTGGGAGGACGACGAGCCGGAACGCGTCATCGAGCTGTGCGCCGGCCCCGGCGGCTGGGGCGAGGGACTGAGGACGGTCCTCGGTCTGACCCGCTTCGACGTCGTCGGCGTCGACATCAACGAGGACGCGTGCGCGACCGCGGCCAAGGATTTGGCCTACTCCTGTGGCGTTGCCCGGTGTTCCGGGGCGGCGACCAACCGTTCCAATGAGAGGGCGTGATCGTCCACGAGGTCCATGAGCGCCTGCAGTGCTGAGCTCGGCCGGCGGTTCGAGGCAGTGCCCAGATATGTGGTCCAGCGCAGGTCGCACTCATGGACTTCGAGCACGCGTAGTTCGGGCATACGGGGGACTGCGAAGGCAGGCAGGAAGGTCAGGCCTAGTCCATTGCGGACCAGGGCTGCGGCCATCGCGAAGTCGGGGATCTCGAAGGCTACTTTGCGTTCGACCCCGGCTGTGACGAAGGCGCGGTCGACCACTTCACGGTTGCCGTGTCCCGGCGGGGAGTCGACAAACGGTTCATCCTGCAGGTCGGCGAGTGTCACATGTTGCTGCTCTGCCAGTCGATGGGTGGCGGGGACCACGAGGGCCAAGGGCACGGTGCTCAGTGCGCGGGCGTCGA
This region includes:
- a CDS encoding DUF6177 family protein gives rise to the protein MTKDVIALTAKMPDINTLLAGLFAGGPDLGVNSLAEGAVVQLCAPNGRPLVSVEAPLLIQVPGEAQRLLGADAGAPGVPYWWTEARASTAVEEGGRLAGSFAGRLAAVLGGTVWPPDAAHTDVVPLTPETATATPAPEAIPPAVDVLTDKAAVVIQDRPVVAMTSWLADALRTASASDRALQIVTPPPTSLTLPTRNALRGHPNRWVVQDPDCGYYDGLSGVQLHWQEGHFTPVESAEGAARIAKAFTPEPPPSPLGERQLLLSLHTTHPADEHLLLGGALEAAWQALTGTPPAGWSTAEPIALPWSRRQLTELARTRAQKNIPTWLTTIGTPDRPAIATTRITHTSAGIEEHITLTLGYAPDEAPPLDAITPLAETLATDHGLASMLTSLRTARRDLTIPPQFQAPPIPLSFTLGSDAVNAIGLTHAQHPQGGLRPAQLGPTARPALHYSLGGGTDPNSFATFQQLAGHLKAASGPDGSPR